One genomic window of Nakamurella panacisegetis includes the following:
- a CDS encoding VgrG-related protein, which translates to MPTSTSFAVEIGGSPLPDDVRARLVSAVVDDSRLLPDLFLLRFRDPDHIVLAKAGAKIGAKVKISVEVAGGRGATGLLDGEITAVETDFDSTGTFTVIRGYDQSHRLFRGRGTHTYRQVTAADVAAAVAKRAGLRSGRMDPTSTVYEHLTQSGITDWEFLQSLAREVGVEVSVTDGALDFAKPTSASTAPVGTARPTEDPLVLQQGVDLLRFRAVVTSAEQVSQVQVRGWDLATKKALVSTAPARTTSADLPGANPAKLAETFGSPVLVSTDTPYRSQAEVDAAATAMAEQVAGSFAEFDGVARGNPQLVAGQAISVANIGEPFDGKYTITTSRHRYDPVTGYTTSFAVTGRQERSLLGLTGAGATGTGAGLAGPMVALVSDNHDPQAQGRVRLSMPWLSDDYTSDWARTVQAGAGKDRGGMVVPEVGDEVLVLFEQNDIRRPYVVGGLFNGVDTPRVGGGDAVDANSGRVNRRSTVSRRGHRIDLFDDDGRVEGITLAVAGDGLKLTLDAVGTAVTVHSDGTVRVEGKKGIVIDAASAKLELKGGEIAVRASTGLSLESSGGGVTVKAGGALALTGTTAKLEGSTTTEVKGGALCSVSATLVKIN; encoded by the coding sequence ATGCCCACCAGCACCAGCTTCGCCGTCGAGATCGGCGGCTCGCCGTTGCCCGATGACGTGCGCGCTCGCCTCGTCTCGGCCGTGGTCGACGACAGCCGATTGCTGCCGGACCTGTTCCTCCTCCGGTTCCGCGATCCCGACCACATCGTGTTGGCCAAAGCGGGAGCGAAAATCGGTGCCAAGGTGAAGATCTCGGTGGAGGTGGCCGGGGGCCGGGGCGCCACGGGGTTGCTCGACGGCGAGATCACCGCGGTGGAAACCGATTTCGACAGCACCGGAACGTTCACCGTCATCCGTGGGTACGACCAGTCGCACCGGTTGTTCCGCGGCCGAGGGACCCACACCTACCGGCAGGTGACGGCGGCCGACGTTGCCGCCGCGGTGGCCAAACGGGCCGGTCTGCGGTCGGGACGAATGGACCCGACCAGCACGGTGTACGAGCACCTGACCCAGAGCGGGATCACCGACTGGGAATTCCTGCAGTCGCTGGCCCGGGAGGTCGGCGTCGAGGTGTCGGTCACCGACGGGGCACTGGATTTCGCCAAGCCGACATCGGCTTCCACCGCGCCGGTCGGCACCGCCCGCCCCACCGAGGATCCGCTCGTCCTGCAGCAGGGGGTCGACCTGCTGCGGTTCCGGGCCGTGGTGACCTCGGCCGAACAGGTCAGCCAGGTGCAGGTGCGGGGGTGGGATCTGGCGACCAAGAAGGCTCTGGTCTCCACCGCCCCGGCCCGGACGACGAGCGCCGACCTCCCCGGAGCCAACCCGGCCAAGCTGGCCGAGACCTTCGGCTCGCCCGTGTTGGTCAGCACGGACACTCCCTACCGCAGCCAGGCCGAGGTGGACGCAGCGGCGACCGCCATGGCCGAGCAGGTCGCCGGCAGCTTCGCCGAATTCGACGGCGTGGCTCGCGGGAACCCGCAACTGGTGGCCGGACAGGCGATCTCGGTGGCCAACATCGGAGAGCCGTTCGACGGGAAGTACACCATCACCACATCCCGCCACCGATACGACCCGGTGACCGGGTACACCACCAGTTTCGCGGTCACCGGTCGGCAGGAACGCAGCCTGCTCGGGTTGACCGGCGCCGGCGCGACCGGTACCGGCGCCGGCCTGGCCGGCCCGATGGTCGCCCTGGTCAGCGACAACCACGATCCACAGGCGCAGGGCCGCGTCCGGTTGTCGATGCCGTGGCTGTCGGACGACTACACCAGCGACTGGGCCCGCACGGTGCAGGCCGGAGCCGGTAAGGATCGCGGCGGGATGGTGGTCCCGGAAGTCGGCGACGAGGTGCTGGTCCTGTTCGAGCAGAACGACATTCGCCGTCCGTACGTCGTCGGCGGCCTCTTCAACGGGGTCGACACGCCCAGGGTGGGCGGCGGGGACGCGGTGGACGCAAATTCGGGACGGGTGAACCGTCGGTCGACGGTGTCGCGGCGTGGGCATCGCATCGACCTGTTCGACGATGACGGACGGGTCGAGGGCATCACCCTGGCGGTGGCCGGGGACGGGTTGAAGCTGACCCTCGACGCCGTCGGGACCGCGGTCACCGTCCACAGCGACGGCACCGTCCGCGTCGAGGGCAAGAAAGGGATCGTCATCGACGCCGCGTCGGCCAAGCTCGAACTCAAGGGCGGCGAGATCGCGGTCAGGGCCTCCACCGGCCTGAGCCTGGAGAGCAGCGGCGGCGGGGTCACGGTCAAGGCCGGCGGCGCGCTGGCCTTGACCGGGACGACGGCCAAGTTGGAGGGCTCCACCACCACCGAGGTCAAGGGGGGCGCCCTCTGCTCGGTGTCGGCCACCCTCGTCAAGATCAACTAG
- a CDS encoding PAAR domain-containing protein — translation MPPAARIGDATAHPGLIGPPGVPTVLIGGRPAATVGTPHICSFPPPAVHPPTVIVPPGCPTVLIGGRPAARVGDLAACGAPIVVGEFTVLIGG, via the coding sequence ATGCCCCCAGCCGCCCGGATCGGCGACGCCACAGCACATCCCGGCCTGATCGGGCCGCCCGGCGTGCCGACCGTCCTCATCGGCGGTCGCCCGGCGGCCACCGTCGGCACGCCACACATCTGCTCGTTCCCGCCGCCGGCCGTCCATCCACCGACCGTCATCGTTCCGCCGGGCTGCCCCACGGTCTTGATCGGCGGGCGGCCGGCCGCACGCGTCGGCGACCTGGCCGCGTGCGGCGCTCCGATCGTCGTCGGCGAATTCACCGTCCTGATCGGAGGATGA
- a CDS encoding GPW/gp25 family protein has product MTSARTSPDFVGRGWSFPLSIDASGRFGLVSGDREIAESIRLILGTSPGERPMRPEFGCAVHDRVFSPANASTAAAVADDVRSALEAWEPRIELQDVKVSFATADLCVLHIDIAYRIKGYNDRRNLVFPFYLIPDESSR; this is encoded by the coding sequence ATGACGAGCGCCCGTACGTCCCCGGACTTCGTCGGCCGCGGCTGGTCCTTCCCGCTCTCCATCGACGCGTCCGGGCGTTTCGGCCTGGTGTCGGGCGATCGGGAGATCGCCGAATCCATCCGGTTGATCCTGGGCACGTCGCCCGGCGAGCGTCCGATGCGGCCGGAGTTCGGATGCGCCGTACACGATCGGGTCTTCTCCCCGGCCAACGCCTCGACCGCCGCCGCCGTGGCGGACGACGTGCGGTCGGCGCTGGAGGCGTGGGAGCCACGCATCGAACTGCAGGACGTGAAGGTCAGTTTCGCCACCGCCGACCTGTGCGTCCTGCACATCGACATCGCCTATCGCATCAAGGGTTACAACGATCGACGCAATCTGGTCTTCCCGTTCTACCTCATTCCCGACGAATCGAGCAGGTGA
- a CDS encoding putative baseplate assembly protein gives MALPVPHLDDRHFQDLVDDAKRLVQQRCPGWTDHNVSDPGVTLIEAFAGMVDQLIYRLNRVPDKHYVKFLELIGLEQRPPSAARGTVTFWLAAARPYPVLVRAETEVATARTDAQDAVVFSTVADLEIVPCSFLRAGAAPAGGEVVDMTSALAAGGGFACFAERPQVGDALLVGLSAAVPSCAVVLRMDCRVSGVGVDPRDPPLQWEAWTATGWQPCETDLDETGGLNRPGDVVLHVPDAHETSIIGGERAGWLRCRLLAPREDQRTYSESPQVRHISAFTKGGTAKMVHAEVIREEELGRSDGAPAQRFRLARHPVVPWEEPMTLGVMDDEGVATWTAVEHFAASGPQDTVFHVDSFAGEVQFGPAVRQADGTLRCFGAIPPKGAHLRLLCYRTGGGSVGNVAAGKVAVLKTSNPEIASVVNRSAAVGGADGETIGDAMVRGPLLLRSRSRAVTADDFVQLALEVAPELGRVQCVAAEAPAEAGGVRILLVPHLSRDPQTGAVALEDLSPLPETLDRVTNHLAERKLIGTRLLVTPPRYEWLTAVVSVTAKATHRSDDVRRQVLQALYRLFDPLIGGADGTGWPLGRAVQAHEVNAALARVRGVDLSQDMTIRLYPADPVTRRRGQETQRLTLRPTSLVFSFEHQVRVRP, from the coding sequence ATGGCCCTTCCCGTCCCCCACCTCGACGACCGGCACTTCCAGGATCTGGTGGACGACGCCAAAAGGCTGGTGCAGCAGCGATGCCCGGGTTGGACCGATCACAACGTCTCCGACCCGGGAGTCACGCTGATCGAAGCCTTCGCCGGCATGGTGGATCAACTGATCTATCGGTTGAACCGGGTGCCCGACAAGCACTACGTCAAATTCCTGGAACTGATCGGGCTCGAGCAACGCCCACCGAGCGCGGCCCGGGGAACGGTCACCTTCTGGCTCGCGGCCGCCCGCCCCTATCCGGTACTGGTGCGCGCCGAGACCGAGGTGGCGACGGCACGCACCGACGCCCAGGACGCCGTCGTGTTCTCGACGGTCGCCGACCTCGAGATCGTTCCGTGCAGCTTCCTACGGGCCGGTGCCGCGCCGGCCGGCGGCGAGGTCGTCGACATGACATCGGCACTCGCCGCCGGCGGTGGCTTCGCCTGCTTCGCGGAGCGACCGCAGGTGGGCGACGCGCTCCTGGTGGGTCTGTCCGCAGCGGTTCCGTCGTGCGCGGTGGTGCTGCGCATGGACTGTCGGGTGTCGGGCGTCGGTGTCGACCCGCGGGACCCACCGCTGCAGTGGGAGGCCTGGACGGCGACCGGCTGGCAGCCGTGCGAGACCGACCTGGACGAGACCGGCGGCCTCAACCGGCCGGGTGACGTCGTCCTGCATGTGCCTGACGCACACGAGACGTCGATCATCGGCGGGGAACGGGCGGGTTGGCTGCGCTGCCGGCTGCTGGCCCCGCGCGAGGATCAACGGACCTACAGCGAATCGCCTCAGGTGCGCCACATCTCGGCCTTCACCAAGGGCGGCACGGCGAAGATGGTCCACGCGGAGGTGATCCGCGAGGAGGAGCTCGGCCGGTCGGACGGGGCGCCCGCGCAACGCTTCCGGCTGGCCCGCCATCCGGTGGTTCCGTGGGAGGAACCGATGACGCTCGGGGTGATGGACGACGAGGGGGTCGCCACCTGGACCGCGGTCGAACACTTCGCGGCGTCCGGCCCGCAGGACACCGTGTTCCACGTCGATTCGTTCGCCGGTGAGGTGCAATTCGGTCCGGCGGTGCGACAGGCCGACGGCACGCTGCGCTGCTTCGGGGCCATCCCGCCCAAGGGGGCGCACCTGCGTCTGCTCTGCTACCGGACCGGTGGCGGCAGCGTCGGCAATGTCGCCGCCGGGAAGGTGGCGGTGCTCAAGACCAGCAATCCGGAGATCGCGTCGGTGGTCAATCGGTCGGCGGCCGTCGGAGGCGCCGACGGCGAGACGATCGGCGACGCGATGGTCCGCGGTCCGCTTCTGCTGCGGTCCCGCAGCCGGGCGGTCACGGCGGACGATTTCGTGCAGCTCGCCCTGGAGGTGGCGCCTGAACTGGGCCGGGTGCAGTGTGTGGCCGCCGAGGCGCCGGCCGAGGCCGGTGGCGTTCGGATCCTGCTGGTGCCGCACCTGAGCCGGGATCCACAGACCGGAGCGGTTGCCCTGGAGGACCTGTCCCCGCTTCCGGAGACTCTGGACCGGGTCACCAACCACCTGGCCGAGCGCAAGCTGATCGGCACCCGACTGCTGGTGACACCACCGCGCTACGAGTGGCTGACCGCCGTGGTGAGCGTGACGGCCAAGGCCACCCATCGTTCCGACGACGTCCGCCGGCAGGTGCTGCAGGCGCTGTACCGGCTGTTCGATCCGCTGATCGGCGGGGCGGACGGCACCGGGTGGCCGCTCGGCCGGGCCGTGCAAGCCCATGAGGTCAACGCCGCCCTGGCGCGAGTGCGCGGGGTCGACCTCTCGCAGGACATGACGATCCGGTTGTATCCGGCCGACCCGGTCACGCGACGCCGCGGACAGGAAACGCAGCGGCTGACGCTCAGGCCGACCTCCCTGGTGTTCTCGTTCGAACACCAGGTCCGGGTGCGGCCATGA
- a CDS encoding phage tail protein, producing the protein MRGSVPDLVSPHPLGAGLPALFLADPLAQAICAGLDEVLAPVIATLDSFPAYLDPATAPPDLLGWLAGWLGLTIDDNQPERRQRDLVAGGIDLLARRGTLGGLRAAIRLFLDVEVHLQDPGGHRWSESPDAPLPGLPGSSGSSGSSGSSGSSGSPGSPGGELVVRVRSADYPGLDVRRLESVIAASVPAHVPYRVEVVDTP; encoded by the coding sequence ATGAGAGGCTCCGTGCCCGACCTGGTCTCGCCGCACCCCCTGGGCGCCGGCCTGCCGGCGCTGTTCCTCGCCGACCCGTTGGCCCAGGCCATCTGCGCGGGTCTGGACGAGGTGTTGGCCCCGGTGATCGCCACCCTCGATTCGTTCCCGGCCTACCTGGATCCGGCGACCGCGCCACCGGACCTCCTCGGTTGGCTCGCCGGGTGGCTCGGCTTGACCATCGACGACAACCAGCCCGAGCGACGCCAACGCGATCTGGTCGCGGGCGGGATCGACCTGCTGGCACGGCGGGGCACGCTCGGTGGCCTCCGGGCCGCCATCCGGCTTTTCCTGGACGTCGAGGTCCACCTGCAGGATCCCGGCGGCCATCGGTGGTCGGAGTCGCCGGACGCCCCTCTGCCGGGTTTGCCGGGTTCGTCAGGTTCGTCAGGTTCGTCGGGTTCGTCAGGTTCGTCGGGTTCGCCGGGTTCGCCGGGTGGAGAACTGGTGGTCAGGGTCCGCTCGGCCGACTATCCGGGCCTGGACGTGCGGCGGCTGGAGTCGGTCATCGCCGCCTCGGTCCCGGCCCACGTGCCGTACCGCGTCGAGGTAGTGGATACGCCGTGA
- a CDS encoding BTAD domain-containing putative transcriptional regulator: protein MNAPIILAEKLRRPDASGLSRPRLELPLTSDRGPGLDLVVAPAGSGKTTLLARVADRSADPVAWYRLTPDDCDQDVFLAHLVCALGSVCPGLRDQYDHDGTLPFDELLATLHDAVVSDCLLVLDDAHEVTGSPAERSLERLLQFRPPAVRVMIGSRGVPAVNVPRLRVSGLLREIGADDLRFRSWEVEELFGGYGEPMSPEAAAALTRRTGGWAAGLQLFHLASRGRSGERRVQMVAELSRGSRLVRSYLARNVIDELPESRRRFLVLTSTLGILTGDLCDALLDTTGSASVLDELEQRQLFTSSDDDGRSFRYHEVLRSHLELTLVEEYGPGLARQWYARSADLLRRSGHHRAAVRAYARAEDWLAVTELLRTVVADGDDDLALPAAMVQTDPWLALAQARRHVRDGALDEGVRLLRLAERLHDEPEFQLQCRQERARVQDWTTATAVGAGRGDEWSERIRAATRGQRQRSEPNPERGREVLGEALCRLIGGDLGGAAGLLRLVRNHDDPVVDLLGRLASGVIELINGLRGPVEDCALAELSVDADLAGYPWIARLSRGLYELAQINPDSPAWRVTAAAGLPDECARRGDRWGSALLRLAGAVVAHLTGDPAAGRQYLLAADEFHALGAPALAVWPESLGLLTRDASQQKTRDASQPTTDEASHPTTGEASHPMATAAAVERAAEKLGSPGPQAVALLAVAMAANDQDWVRAAADVAARCGLRNGLRALVSHPGLGGRASTQDRVPASSTRGGAPATSPGPAAARTLLPSPVPVPMPALDRLGAPVGSGVAVGSGVAVGSGVAVGSAVAVGSEVGVASAGSSRRSQSGAPRSIGIRLFGGFAITLDGCPVDVSALRPRALALLRFMMLSPDRDLHRETLIAQLWPEADLVAGTRRLQVAISSIRQVLERAEWPTGESLVRHGDAYQLHLPPGAQIDVREFVDAVALAETATRRGDLAAAAAARRRALDLYAGDLLPEDGPAEFVADRREEYRLTAGAAATALAADLAAAGHADDALATARRAVQLDPYQDPPWLLTIELHEARGDASSAQRARRQYHRMQEELGLPVG, encoded by the coding sequence GTGAACGCACCGATCATTCTGGCCGAGAAGCTCCGCCGTCCTGACGCGAGCGGGCTGTCACGTCCGCGCCTGGAACTTCCCCTCACGAGCGACCGGGGTCCCGGGCTGGATCTTGTTGTGGCGCCGGCCGGTTCGGGCAAGACCACCCTGCTGGCGCGAGTGGCCGACCGGTCCGCGGATCCGGTCGCGTGGTACCGCCTGACCCCGGACGACTGTGATCAGGACGTCTTCCTCGCGCATCTGGTGTGCGCCCTGGGATCGGTCTGCCCCGGGCTTCGCGACCAGTACGACCATGACGGGACGCTGCCGTTCGATGAGTTGCTGGCCACTCTGCACGATGCCGTCGTGTCCGACTGCTTGCTGGTCCTCGACGATGCTCACGAAGTGACCGGGTCGCCGGCCGAACGAAGCCTGGAGAGGTTGCTGCAGTTCCGGCCGCCCGCGGTGCGGGTGATGATCGGATCGCGGGGGGTGCCGGCGGTCAACGTGCCTCGGCTGCGGGTGTCCGGCCTCCTGCGCGAGATCGGCGCTGACGATCTCCGCTTCCGGTCCTGGGAGGTGGAGGAACTGTTCGGGGGTTACGGCGAGCCGATGTCCCCTGAGGCGGCGGCGGCGCTGACCCGCCGGACCGGGGGATGGGCGGCGGGGTTGCAGTTGTTCCATCTGGCCAGCCGCGGACGGTCGGGTGAGCGCCGAGTGCAGATGGTGGCTGAGTTGTCCCGTGGCTCGCGCCTGGTCCGTTCGTACCTGGCCCGGAACGTGATCGACGAGTTGCCGGAGTCCCGGCGCCGGTTCCTGGTGCTCACCAGCACGCTCGGGATACTCACCGGAGACCTGTGCGACGCGTTGCTGGACACCACCGGGAGCGCGTCCGTCCTCGATGAACTCGAGCAACGCCAGCTCTTCACATCATCGGACGACGACGGCCGCTCGTTCCGGTACCACGAGGTGCTCCGCTCGCATCTGGAGTTGACGCTGGTCGAGGAGTACGGCCCGGGCCTCGCTCGCCAGTGGTACGCCCGGAGCGCCGACCTTCTACGCCGGTCCGGCCATCATCGGGCGGCGGTCCGGGCGTACGCGCGGGCCGAGGATTGGTTGGCGGTCACGGAGCTGCTGAGGACCGTCGTGGCCGACGGCGACGACGACCTGGCCCTGCCTGCGGCAATGGTGCAGACCGATCCCTGGCTGGCCCTGGCCCAGGCGCGGCGGCACGTCCGGGACGGTGCTCTCGACGAGGGAGTGCGCCTGTTGCGCCTGGCTGAACGATTGCACGACGAGCCGGAATTCCAGCTGCAGTGCCGACAGGAACGCGCACGGGTCCAGGACTGGACGACGGCCACGGCCGTCGGCGCGGGGCGGGGGGACGAGTGGAGCGAGCGGATCCGGGCGGCCACCAGGGGGCAGCGGCAACGCTCCGAACCGAACCCAGAGCGGGGCCGGGAGGTGCTCGGAGAGGCGTTGTGCCGGTTGATCGGCGGGGACCTGGGCGGCGCGGCCGGTCTTCTGCGCCTGGTGCGTAACCATGACGACCCGGTGGTCGACCTGCTCGGCCGGCTGGCGTCGGGGGTGATCGAGTTGATCAACGGCCTGCGCGGACCGGTGGAGGACTGTGCCCTGGCGGAGCTCTCGGTCGACGCCGACCTCGCCGGGTACCCGTGGATCGCTCGCCTGTCCCGCGGCCTGTACGAGCTCGCGCAGATCAACCCCGATTCGCCGGCGTGGCGGGTGACGGCTGCGGCCGGACTGCCCGATGAGTGCGCGCGGCGCGGTGACCGGTGGGGTTCCGCCCTGTTGCGGCTGGCCGGGGCGGTGGTCGCTCACCTGACCGGTGACCCAGCGGCCGGCAGGCAGTATCTACTTGCCGCCGATGAGTTTCACGCGCTCGGTGCACCGGCACTGGCCGTCTGGCCGGAATCACTCGGGCTGCTGACCCGCGATGCCTCGCAGCAGAAGACGCGCGATGCCTCGCAGCCGACCACGGATGAGGCATCGCATCCGACGACGGGTGAGGCATCGCATCCGATGGCGACCGCGGCGGCGGTCGAGCGGGCCGCCGAGAAGCTCGGCAGCCCAGGGCCGCAGGCGGTGGCGTTGCTCGCCGTGGCCATGGCGGCGAATGACCAGGATTGGGTCAGGGCAGCCGCAGACGTGGCCGCCCGGTGCGGTCTGCGAAACGGCCTACGTGCGCTCGTCTCGCATCCGGGCCTGGGGGGCCGGGCCTCGACCCAGGACCGCGTCCCCGCCTCGTCGACCCGGGGCGGAGCCCCGGCCACGTCGCCCGGTCCGGCGGCCGCGCGGACGCTCCTTCCGTCTCCGGTTCCCGTGCCGATGCCGGCCCTCGACCGGCTGGGGGCTCCGGTGGGGTCGGGGGTTGCGGTGGGGTCGGGGGTTGCGGTGGGGTCGGGGGTTGCGGTGGGGTCGGCGGTCGCGGTGGGGTCGGAGGTCGGGGTGGCGTCGGCCGGTTCGTCCCGACGGAGCCAGTCCGGCGCGCCGAGGTCGATCGGCATCCGGCTCTTCGGCGGATTCGCCATCACCCTCGATGGCTGCCCCGTTGATGTGTCCGCCTTGCGACCGAGAGCGTTGGCGTTGCTTCGCTTCATGATGCTCTCACCCGACCGAGATCTGCATCGGGAGACGCTGATCGCCCAGTTGTGGCCGGAGGCCGATCTGGTCGCCGGGACCCGGCGTCTGCAGGTGGCGATCTCGAGCATCCGGCAGGTGTTGGAACGGGCCGAATGGCCGACCGGGGAGAGCCTGGTCCGTCACGGGGATGCCTACCAGCTGCATCTGCCGCCGGGCGCCCAGATCGATGTCCGCGAATTTGTGGACGCGGTGGCGTTGGCCGAAACGGCCACCCGCCGTGGCGATCTGGCCGCAGCCGCAGCGGCTCGTCGACGTGCTCTCGATCTGTACGCCGGAGATCTGCTCCCCGAGGATGGACCGGCCGAGTTCGTGGCGGACCGCCGGGAGGAGTACCGCCTGACCGCGGGCGCCGCCGCCACCGCGCTCGCCGCCGACCTGGCCGCGGCGGGCCACGCCGATGATGCCTTGGCGACCGCGCGGCGTGCCGTCCAACTGGACCCGTACCAGGATCCGCCGTGGCTGTTGACCATCGAACTGCACGAAGCGCGCGGTGATGCGAGTTCGGCCCAGCGCGCCCGGCGCCAGTATCACCGCATGCAGGAAGAACTCGGATTGCCCGTCGGCTGA
- a CDS encoding EXPERA domain-containing protein → MTSALARASRVVNLPWRQRPMDIVFTVIFSIFIVTCIISDSVEGLGLDQVADSPNILVRWNYTYSSANDPLYQAHPLWLRFISGTSAFVYVLFYVVLIVALVKAYNWIQLYAVIYATMIISLTAIPIFGVEFFGPVGQRTPHPFIFLLYNAPYVLFPLLLLIRMRKPLPFTRKF, encoded by the coding sequence ATGACTTCTGCTCTCGCTCGGGCCTCACGCGTGGTGAACCTGCCGTGGCGCCAACGCCCGATGGACATCGTGTTCACCGTCATCTTCTCGATCTTCATCGTCACCTGCATCATCAGTGACTCCGTGGAGGGCCTCGGCCTCGATCAAGTGGCCGATTCCCCGAACATCCTGGTGCGCTGGAACTACACCTACTCTTCGGCCAACGATCCGCTGTATCAGGCACATCCGCTGTGGCTGCGGTTCATCAGCGGAACGTCGGCGTTCGTCTACGTTCTCTTCTACGTGGTGCTGATCGTGGCATTGGTCAAGGCGTACAACTGGATCCAGCTCTACGCGGTCATCTACGCGACGATGATCATCTCGCTCACCGCCATCCCGATCTTCGGCGTCGAGTTCTTCGGTCCGGTCGGCCAGCGCACGCCGCACCCGTTCATCTTCCTGCTCTACAACGCGCCTTACGTGCTGTTTCCGCTGCTGCTGTTGATCCGCATGAGAAAGCCATTGCCGTTCACGCGGAAGTTCTGA
- a CDS encoding MBL fold metallo-hydrolase, which translates to MQITKLGHSCLHVVDGDANLLVDPGVFSSGFENLTGLTGILITHEHLDHLDLDRLPALVAANPQAGLYADHGSAATLRSAGLAATAVAAGDSFDVGTPVTVHGDQHAVIYPEIPTITNASYLIGGRLLHPGDALDVFDLDVEILALPTAAPWMALKESVDYYRAVMPKVAFPIHEGILANPAMFYGIQEKFGPADATWVVPTQGESFEA; encoded by the coding sequence ATGCAGATCACCAAGCTGGGCCACTCCTGCTTGCACGTCGTCGATGGCGACGCCAACCTGCTCGTCGACCCCGGAGTCTTCTCCTCCGGCTTCGAGAACCTCACCGGGTTGACCGGAATCCTGATCACCCATGAGCACCTCGACCATCTCGATCTCGATCGGCTGCCCGCCCTCGTCGCGGCCAACCCGCAGGCCGGCCTCTACGCCGATCACGGCTCGGCCGCCACGTTGAGGTCCGCCGGATTGGCCGCGACCGCGGTCGCGGCCGGCGACTCGTTCGATGTCGGGACGCCCGTGACGGTGCACGGCGACCAGCACGCCGTCATCTATCCCGAGATCCCGACCATCACCAACGCCTCGTACCTGATCGGCGGCCGTCTGCTGCACCCCGGTGACGCGCTCGACGTGTTCGACCTGGACGTCGAGATTCTCGCCCTGCCGACGGCCGCCCCGTGGATGGCGCTCAAGGAGAGCGTCGACTACTACCGCGCGGTCATGCCCAAGGTGGCGTTCCCGATCCACGAGGGTATCTTGGCCAACCCGGCGATGTTCTACGGGATCCAGGAGAAGTTCGGCCCGGCGGACGCGACCTGGGTGGTGCCGACCCAAGGCGAATCCTTCGAGGCCTGA
- a CDS encoding low temperature requirement protein A, with translation MPASPDRIPWRRPMAPRSRDERHRASTPLECLFDLCFVVAVSRAGISIEEQIGQGHPGAGVLSYAMIFFAIWWAWMNFTWFASAYDNDDVPYRISVLVQIAGSLVLAAGVTPAFDPEHRDFTVLVIGYVVMRLATVSNWLRAARSDPERRMTALRYAGGIVVVQVGWVARLWLPESWGLGSFVLLALLEMAVPAWAERTAVTPYHPSHIAERYGLFTVIVLGESVTAVVVALEAGIHETDHKAAMIGVATAGILILFSMWWVYFDKSAHDALNNLNSSLLWGYGHYLIFASIAAVGAGLNIAVEYDRHEIHISGWASGLAVTVPVTLYLVVVWALHLRHRHTPVASMAFPVVAVLVLASTFFGAPIHITAVLMIILVAITVTTSRGRSPVVGPTIPSVRR, from the coding sequence ATGCCAGCCTCTCCTGATCGCATTCCCTGGCGCCGGCCGATGGCGCCGCGCAGCCGGGACGAGCGGCACCGTGCATCGACCCCGCTCGAGTGTCTGTTCGATCTGTGTTTCGTGGTGGCGGTGTCCAGGGCCGGGATCTCGATCGAGGAGCAGATCGGACAAGGACATCCCGGTGCCGGGGTCCTCAGCTACGCCATGATCTTCTTCGCCATCTGGTGGGCGTGGATGAACTTCACCTGGTTCGCCTCGGCCTACGACAACGACGATGTGCCGTACCGCATCTCGGTACTGGTACAGATCGCCGGCAGCCTGGTGCTGGCCGCCGGAGTGACCCCGGCCTTCGATCCCGAGCACCGCGACTTCACGGTCTTGGTGATCGGATACGTGGTGATGCGACTGGCGACGGTCAGCAACTGGCTCCGAGCGGCGCGCAGCGACCCTGAGCGTCGAATGACCGCCCTCCGATACGCCGGTGGCATTGTCGTCGTGCAGGTCGGGTGGGTTGCCCGGCTCTGGCTGCCGGAGAGCTGGGGCCTGGGCAGTTTCGTCCTTCTGGCGCTCCTGGAGATGGCCGTCCCGGCCTGGGCCGAGCGCACCGCCGTCACGCCCTACCACCCGTCGCACATCGCCGAGCGGTATGGGTTGTTCACCGTCATCGTGCTGGGCGAGTCGGTGACCGCCGTGGTGGTGGCGCTGGAAGCCGGAATCCACGAGACCGACCACAAGGCGGCCATGATCGGCGTGGCGACGGCCGGGATCCTGATCCTGTTCTCGATGTGGTGGGTCTACTTCGACAAGTCGGCCCACGACGCGCTCAACAATCTCAATTCGTCACTGCTGTGGGGTTACGGCCACTATCTGATCTTCGCGTCGATCGCCGCGGTGGGCGCCGGACTCAACATCGCGGTGGAGTACGACCGGCACGAGATCCACATCTCCGGCTGGGCATCCGGGCTGGCCGTGACCGTGCCCGTCACGCTGTACCTGGTTGTCGTCTGGGCCCTGCACCTGCGGCACCGGCACACGCCGGTCGCGTCGATGGCGTTTCCCGTCGTGGCCGTGCTGGTGCTGGCCTCGACCTTCTTCGGCGCTCCGATCCACATCACGGCCGTGCTGATGATCATCCTGGTCGCCATCACCGTGACGACCTCGCGCGGACGATCGCCGGTGGTCGGGCCGACGATCCCAAGTGTGCGCCGCTGA